A stretch of bacterium DNA encodes these proteins:
- the argF gene encoding ornithine carbamoyltransferase yields MERDFLRISDLTKEEIYKIFNLTKHYKKERQNGVSSLLKNKNIGLLFSKPSTRTRLSFEIAIYELGGNPIYMPGETTQISRGETIKDTAQVTSRYLQGMVIRTYKHTDIEEFANFFSFPVVNALTDLLHPCQILSDCFTIYEKKGYIEGTNVTYIGDGNNICNSLILAADILEFNLKVSAPKGHYPSEEIIKQVKNNKFLEISSSPEKFVPEADIIYTDTWTSMGVEAETKKREEIFKKYQVNSTLLSKAKDDFMFMHCLPAHRGVEVTNEVIDSTNSIVLDQAENRLHCQKALLHFLYS; encoded by the coding sequence ATGGAAAGAGATTTTTTGAGAATAAGTGATTTAACTAAAGAAGAAATATATAAGATTTTCAATCTTACTAAGCATTATAAAAAAGAAAGACAAAATGGTGTCTCTTCTCTACTTAAAAACAAAAATATCGGCTTATTATTTAGCAAACCTTCAACGAGAACAAGACTATCTTTTGAGATTGCTATATATGAACTTGGCGGAAATCCAATATATATGCCCGGAGAAACTACCCAGATTTCAAGAGGAGAAACAATAAAAGATACAGCGCAGGTAACATCAAGGTATCTTCAAGGGATGGTAATAAGGACGTATAAACATACAGATATTGAGGAATTTGCAAACTTTTTTTCATTCCCGGTTGTAAATGCTCTTACAGACCTTCTACATCCCTGCCAAATATTGAGCGATTGTTTCACTATATACGAGAAAAAAGGGTATATTGAAGGCACTAATGTTACCTATATAGGTGATGGGAACAATATATGTAATTCTCTTATTCTTGCAGCGGATATACTTGAGTTTAACCTAAAGGTATCTGCTCCAAAAGGTCATTATCCTTCTGAAGAAATTATAAAACAAGTTAAAAATAACAAGTTTTTAGAAATAAGTTCTTCTCCAGAAAAATTTGTCCCTGAAGCTGATATAATATATACTGATACTTGGACAAGTATGGGAGTAGAAGCAGAAACAAAAAAAAGAGAAGAAATTTTCAAGAAATATCAAGTTAATTCTACCCTTCTCTCAAAAGCAAAAGACGATTTTATGTTTATGCACTGCCTACCAGCACACAGAGGAGTAGAAGTTACTAATGAGGTAATAGATAGCACAAATTCAATTGTGCTTGACCAGGCAGAAAATAGGTTACACTGCCAGAAAGCTTTACTACATTTTTTATATTCTTAG
- a CDS encoding aspartate aminotransferase family protein, whose amino-acid sequence MKENIIDNYKNYVIGSYTRSGLVFVKGSGSYLWDDKGKKYLDFFPGWAVSGIGHCHPYVVDAIKEQAETLIHIANNHFHPYQGLLAKKLVEVSFDGKVFFCNSGAEANEAAIKLTRLHGGRTGRYKIISMENSFHGRTLATVTMTGQPKYSKPFEPLPAGFSYVPFNDFETLEKTVDNRTAGIIIEPIQGEGGINVSDKEYLTKVSLLCKEKDILLIFDEVQTGFGRTGKFFGYQNFDITPDIITLAKTLGGGFPVGAMIAKKEVADMMVPGTHASTFGGSPLACRSCLAVIDAIEQEKLLNNVNVMGKYLYKKLESLKKDYKFIKNVKGLGLMLAIELNGQGASIVDICTQKGLLINCTHENVLRIMPAITTNKQEIETAIEIIKDSLSIYEKSLFDNKVSTGHE is encoded by the coding sequence ATGAAAGAAAATATAATTGATAATTATAAAAATTATGTAATCGGTTCTTACACAAGAAGCGGTTTAGTTTTTGTTAAAGGTAGTGGCAGTTATCTATGGGATGATAAAGGTAAAAAATACCTTGATTTTTTTCCAGGGTGGGCTGTTTCAGGTATTGGGCATTGCCATCCTTATGTTGTTGATGCTATAAAAGAACAAGCTGAAACTCTTATACATATAGCGAACAACCATTTTCATCCATATCAAGGGTTGCTTGCAAAAAAACTTGTAGAAGTATCTTTTGATGGAAAAGTATTTTTTTGTAATAGCGGTGCAGAAGCAAATGAGGCTGCTATTAAGTTGACTCGCCTGCACGGAGGAAGAACAGGTAGATATAAAATAATATCTATGGAAAACTCTTTCCATGGAAGAACTCTTGCAACAGTAACAATGACAGGTCAACCTAAATATAGCAAACCCTTTGAACCTCTACCTGCAGGGTTTTCTTATGTACCTTTTAACGATTTTGAAACTCTTGAAAAAACGGTTGATAACAGAACAGCAGGGATAATAATAGAACCTATACAAGGAGAAGGCGGAATCAATGTATCTGATAAAGAATATTTAACTAAAGTATCTTTATTATGTAAAGAAAAAGATATCCTTCTTATATTTGACGAAGTTCAAACAGGGTTTGGAAGAACAGGCAAGTTTTTTGGGTATCAGAACTTTGATATTACACCTGACATCATAACTCTTGCTAAAACATTAGGGGGAGGGTTCCCTGTTGGCGCAATGATTGCAAAAAAAGAGGTCGCCGATATGATGGTTCCAGGCACTCATGCTTCAACATTTGGAGGTAGCCCTTTAGCGTGTAGAAGTTGTTTGGCAGTAATAGATGCAATAGAGCAGGAAAAACTACTTAATAATGTAAATGTTATGGGTAAATACCTTTATAAAAAACTTGAGTCTTTAAAAAAAGACTACAAATTTATTAAAAATGTTAAAGGGTTAGGACTTATGCTTGCAATTGAACTAAATGGACAAGGAGCCAGCATTGTTGATATATGCACACAAAAAGGGTTGCTTATCAACTGTACCCACGAAAATGTTTTAAGAATAATGCCTGCAATTACAACGAATAAACAGGAGATAGAAACAGCAATCGAGATAATCAAAGATAGTTTATCTATATACGAAAAAAGTTTGTTTGATAATAAAGTATCAACGGGCCACGAGTAA
- the queD gene encoding 6-carboxytetrahydropterin synthase QueD — MYQVVVEDMFAAAHRLRQYKGKCENLHGHNWKVAVAVEGETLDKTGILVDFTILKKELNEILKVLDHKNLNGIEFFKKKNPTSENISFYIYQKIKVALKEYPVRVKYVKVWESDKQFAQYSQDTIGEKE; from the coding sequence ATGTATCAAGTAGTTGTTGAGGATATGTTTGCAGCTGCTCATAGGTTGCGACAGTATAAAGGTAAATGTGAAAATTTACACGGACATAATTGGAAAGTAGCAGTAGCGGTGGAAGGAGAAACACTTGATAAAACGGGTATTTTAGTAGATTTTACTATATTAAAAAAAGAACTTAATGAAATATTAAAAGTATTAGACCATAAAAATCTTAATGGGATAGAGTTTTTTAAAAAGAAGAACCCTACGTCAGAAAATATCTCTTTTTATATATACCAAAAGATTAAAGTTGCTTTAAAGGAATATCCGGTAAGAGTTAAATATGTTAAAGTCTGGGAGAGCGATAAACAGTTTGCTCAATATTCCCAAGACACAATAGGAGAGAAAGAATAA
- a CDS encoding N-acetylmuramoyl-L-alanine amidase, translating into MKHIKYIFAIIFAFSSICLSFNLKEEIKVKKLPTYIIENTSYLSLKSLLKILNAEDSYGKLEDRVLIVYDSKEIIFRINDKRLIVSGNTQNLSAPIKEIEGEILIPVNDFSQLFSDAKKPEPKAETEKKATVSADVTYNKNKDFVILIDPGHGGSDAGAVGSYGLKEKDVNLDVALRMSDYLKKGLKKYPHIQIYLTRDTDIFISLEKRVQMSKSIQADLFFSIHTNSAKHNRYDVSGFETYYPNSKATAYNLPTPSNIDGLEEDTNTSSSLSEILEELNRTNVIDDSRTLADFVQERMAERLLTPDRGTKRRNFYVLKFTPMPSVLTEIGFICNPNIELNLKDIEVRDAIAITLGNALMDFLKFKDVLPKTAFN; encoded by the coding sequence ATGAAACATATAAAATATATATTCGCAATAATCTTTGCGTTTTCGTCTATCTGCTTATCTTTTAACTTAAAAGAAGAAATCAAGGTTAAAAAATTACCTACCTATATAATTGAAAACACGTCTTACCTATCTCTCAAAAGTTTATTAAAAATATTAAATGCAGAAGATTCTTATGGAAAACTTGAAGATAGGGTGCTTATTGTTTACGATTCTAAAGAAATAATTTTTAGAATTAATGATAAAAGACTAATTGTTTCAGGTAACACACAAAATCTTAGCGCTCCCATAAAAGAGATTGAAGGAGAAATTCTTATACCAGTAAACGATTTTTCACAACTCTTCTCTGACGCAAAAAAACCTGAACCAAAAGCAGAAACAGAAAAAAAAGCGACGGTGTCAGCAGATGTTACTTACAATAAAAACAAGGATTTTGTAATTTTGATTGACCCTGGTCACGGCGGAAGCGATGCTGGAGCTGTTGGAAGTTATGGCTTAAAAGAGAAAGATGTTAATCTTGATGTTGCGTTAAGAATGTCTGATTACCTTAAAAAGGGGTTAAAAAAATACCCACATATACAGATATACTTAACAAGAGATACTGATATATTTATTTCTCTTGAAAAACGAGTTCAGATGTCAAAAAGTATACAAGCAGACCTGTTTTTCAGTATACATACAAACTCTGCAAAACATAACAGGTATGACGTTAGCGGGTTTGAAACATACTATCCAAATAGTAAGGCTACAGCATACAACTTACCTACGCCGTCTAACATTGACGGTTTAGAGGAAGATACCAATACATCTTCTTCCTTATCTGAAATATTGGAAGAGTTGAATCGCACCAATGTTATAGATGATAGCCGAACTCTTGCAGATTTTGTGCAAGAAAGGATGGCAGAGCGGTTATTAACACCAGACAGAGGCACCAAACGAAGAAACTTTTATGTACTTAAATTCACACCAATGCCTTCTGTTTTAACAGAAATAGGGTTTATCTGTAACCCTAATATTGAACTAAACTTAAAAGATATAGAAGTACGTGACGCTATTGCTATCACTCTCGGAAACGCCCTAATGGATTTCTTAAAATTTAAGGATGTCCTTCCAAAAACTGCTTTCAATTAA
- a CDS encoding phosphoribosylaminoimidazolesuccinocarboxamide synthase, producing MSKTMSDICIPLKKIHSGKVRELFEVDNDTILMVATDRISAFDYILPTPIPDKGVVLTQMSLFWFDLLADILPNHIVKSDFNTFPDSIKKQSFLRDRAIIVKKANRLPIEAIVRGYIVGSGWKEYLESGKVCGVTLPEGLKEGDKLTEPIFTPTTKEEEGKHDRSISLEETETIIGKEFTTLLKEKSIQLYNRAYEYALNKGIIIADTKFEFGIYKNRLIIIDELLTPDSSRFWEVENYKKGLFKNSLDKQYIRDYLLTTGWDKNSPPPVLPQEVISKTIEKYKQIYTLLSGKSI from the coding sequence ATGTCGAAAACAATGTCTGATATTTGTATCCCATTAAAAAAAATACACTCTGGCAAGGTAAGAGAACTTTTTGAGGTGGATAATGATACCATTTTAATGGTTGCAACTGATAGAATATCAGCGTTTGATTATATTCTTCCCACCCCCATACCTGACAAAGGAGTAGTTTTAACACAGATGTCTCTATTCTGGTTTGACCTTCTTGCTGATATATTACCTAACCATATTGTAAAATCTGATTTTAATACATTCCCAGATTCAATAAAAAAACAATCTTTCCTAAGAGATAGGGCTATCATTGTAAAAAAAGCAAACAGGTTACCCATTGAAGCTATTGTTAGGGGATATATTGTTGGAAGTGGATGGAAAGAATATCTTGAATCTGGTAAAGTGTGTGGAGTTACATTACCTGAAGGACTTAAAGAAGGAGATAAACTAACAGAACCAATATTTACACCAACCACAAAGGAAGAAGAAGGGAAACACGATAGAAGCATAAGTTTAGAAGAAACTGAAACTATAATTGGTAAAGAGTTCACAACTCTTCTTAAGGAAAAATCTATCCAACTTTACAACAGAGCATACGAATACGCATTAAATAAAGGTATTATAATAGCCGATACTAAATTTGAATTTGGAATATATAAGAACCGACTCATTATCATAGACGAACTGCTTACCCCAGATTCTTCAAGATTCTGGGAAGTAGAAAATTATAAAAAGGGGCTTTTTAAAAACAGTTTAGATAAACAATATATAAGAGATTATCTTTTAACTACTGGCTGGGATAAAAACTCTCCCCCCCCTGTTCTTCCTCAGGAAGTTATCTCTAAAACTATAGAGAAGTACAAACAGATTTATACACTACTTTCAGGTAAATCAATTTAA
- a CDS encoding MBL fold metallo-hydrolase, whose product MRVKILGAAKNVTGSKFLIDINNKRVMVDCGLYQERGLKDRNWEKFPVEPSSIDAIILTHAHLDHCGYLPRIVRDGFRGEIFCTDPTLEIVKITLLDSGKIQEEDAIKKKKRHIKAGIVKDYPIEPLYTAQDAEKVFPLLKGFPYNHNIKFSEDISFSFHDAGHILGAAMVELVVKENGVMKKIVFSGDMGRWDKPILNDPTLFEEADIVFIESTYGDRLHETEEEAEKKLADIINDTTQRGGNIVIPTFAIERAQELLYFLRILLKEDTIPHLLVFVDSPMAIDVTQVFKKFPEYLDKETQTLIREGNSPFDFTMLQLTRRTEESKAINRIKGSSIIMAGSGMCTGGRIKHHLITNITRAESTIAFVGYQAQGTLGREILGKPEQVRILGKYYPIRSAIENIGGFSAHADRNDLLRWLEGFKKPPQKIFVIHGEEEASISFSSLLRTKFSSKIFTPSYLDEFTL is encoded by the coding sequence ATGAGGGTAAAAATATTAGGAGCAGCAAAAAATGTTACAGGGTCGAAGTTTCTTATCGATATAAACAATAAAAGAGTGATGGTAGACTGTGGTCTTTACCAAGAGAGAGGGTTGAAGGACAGGAACTGGGAAAAATTTCCTGTTGAACCTTCTTCAATAGACGCTATAATACTTACCCACGCTCATCTTGACCACTGTGGATATTTGCCAAGAATAGTTAGAGATGGTTTTCGTGGCGAAATATTTTGTACCGACCCAACCTTAGAAATTGTAAAGATAACTTTACTCGATTCTGGAAAAATACAGGAAGAAGATGCTATCAAAAAAAAGAAGAGACACATTAAAGCTGGTATTGTAAAAGATTATCCAATTGAACCTCTTTATACAGCACAAGATGCAGAAAAAGTGTTCCCTTTATTGAAGGGGTTTCCGTATAACCACAATATTAAATTTTCTGAGGATATATCTTTCTCTTTCCACGACGCTGGCCATATTCTTGGGGCGGCTATGGTAGAACTTGTAGTAAAAGAGAATGGCGTTATGAAGAAAATTGTATTTTCAGGAGATATGGGTAGATGGGACAAACCTATTCTTAACGACCCAACGCTTTTTGAAGAAGCTGATATAGTTTTTATTGAATCAACCTACGGTGATAGGCTACACGAAACAGAAGAAGAGGCAGAAAAAAAACTTGCAGATATTATTAACGATACAACCCAGAGAGGCGGAAACATTGTTATCCCAACATTTGCTATAGAAAGAGCTCAAGAACTTCTATATTTTTTAAGAATATTGTTAAAAGAAGATACAATACCTCATCTTCTTGTATTTGTAGATAGCCCTATGGCTATAGATGTTACTCAAGTATTTAAAAAGTTTCCTGAGTACCTTGATAAGGAAACACAAACTCTTATTAGGGAAGGAAATTCTCCATTTGATTTTACTATGCTTCAATTAACAAGAAGAACAGAAGAATCAAAAGCAATCAACCGCATAAAAGGTTCTTCTATAATAATGGCTGGTTCAGGTATGTGTACAGGTGGTAGAATTAAACACCACTTGATAACCAATATTACTCGTGCTGAATCAACAATTGCTTTTGTTGGGTACCAAGCACAAGGAACTCTTGGTAGAGAAATACTTGGTAAACCTGAACAGGTTAGAATACTTGGAAAGTATTATCCCATAAGATCTGCTATTGAAAATATTGGAGGTTTTTCAGCCCACGCTGATAGAAACGACCTGTTAAGGTGGTTGGAAGGATTTAAAAAACCTCCTCAAAAAATCTTTGTAATTCACGGTGAAGAAGAGGCTTCTATTTCTTTTAGTTCTCTTTTAAGAACTAAATTTTCAAGCAAGATCTTCACACCTTCTTACCTTGACGAATTTACGCTTTAA
- the smpB gene encoding SsrA-binding protein SmpB, producing MHIENRKAFFNYELLEKIEAGIVLKGPEVKSLRAGRGSIKESYAKIENGEVYLYNFHISNYENTFEKDNPLRKKKLLLTKREIKRISKKVEEKGLTIIPVSVYFDKKGLAKVQIAVAKGKKLYDKRRVIKERELKISIERRLKGR from the coding sequence ATGCATATAGAAAATAGAAAAGCGTTTTTTAATTACGAACTTCTTGAAAAAATTGAAGCTGGGATTGTCTTAAAAGGACCAGAGGTGAAATCTCTTAGAGCCGGCAGGGGAAGTATAAAAGAATCATACGCAAAAATTGAAAACGGAGAGGTATATCTATACAATTTTCATATTTCTAATTATGAAAATACCTTTGAAAAAGATAATCCCCTGAGAAAAAAGAAGCTTCTACTTACAAAAAGAGAAATAAAAAGAATAAGTAAAAAAGTTGAAGAAAAAGGGTTAACCATTATACCTGTCTCTGTATATTTTGATAAGAAAGGTCTTGCTAAGGTACAAATTGCTGTTGCAAAAGGTAAAAAGTTGTATGATAAAAGAAGGGTAATAAAAGAACGAGAATTAAAGATATCTATTGAACGAAGACTTAAAGGACGTTGA
- the argB gene encoding acetylglutamate kinase — protein MDEEAIKKAEVLTEAYPYIKAYRDKVFVIKFGGSIFKLPQIKENILKDIAFLEVVGIKTVLVCGGGPFINEEIEKRGKKPEFIEGLRVTDEETLLIVKDVLFGIRDDIVKYLVETLNVQASALTPEEKFMVARKIHYQQGEKIINLGSVGQVASVNPDYIRTRLSKEKILVVSPVVSSEEGLLYNINGDSVASSLAEELQAEKLIYITDVLGVMRNPENPQTLISALKHSEVEDLISSNVIKDGMIPKVSSGIAAIKKGVKKVHIVSGNVQHSVILEVFTEHGIGTEIMD, from the coding sequence GTGGACGAAGAGGCTATAAAAAAAGCAGAGGTTTTAACAGAGGCTTATCCGTACATAAAAGCATATAGAGATAAGGTTTTTGTTATAAAATTCGGAGGAAGCATATTCAAGTTACCTCAGATAAAAGAGAATATACTTAAAGATATTGCTTTCCTTGAAGTTGTTGGAATAAAAACGGTACTTGTTTGTGGTGGTGGACCATTTATAAACGAAGAGATAGAGAAGAGAGGTAAAAAACCTGAATTTATTGAAGGGTTACGAGTAACAGACGAAGAGACTTTACTTATAGTAAAAGATGTTCTCTTTGGAATACGGGATGATATAGTTAAATATCTTGTAGAAACTCTTAATGTTCAAGCAAGTGCTCTCACACCTGAAGAAAAATTTATGGTAGCAAGAAAAATACATTATCAGCAAGGTGAAAAAATCATTAATTTAGGGTCAGTTGGACAGGTTGCGTCTGTTAACCCTGACTATATAAGAACAAGGCTTTCAAAAGAAAAAATATTGGTTGTTTCACCTGTGGTATCTTCGGAAGAAGGTCTTTTATATAACATAAATGGTGATTCTGTTGCTTCAAGTCTTGCGGAAGAACTTCAAGCTGAAAAACTCATTTATATTACTGATGTTCTGGGTGTTATGCGTAATCCTGAAAACCCACAGACTCTCATATCTGCATTGAAACATTCTGAGGTTGAAGATTTGATTTCAAGCAATGTAATAAAAGATGGAATGATACCAAAAGTTTCATCAGGTATAGCCGCAATAAAAAAAGGCGTAAAGAAAGTACATATAGTAAGTGGAAATGTGCAACACTCTGTCATTCTGGAAGTTTTTACAGAACACGGCATTGGAACAGAAATTATGGACTAA
- a CDS encoding right-handed parallel beta-helix repeat-containing protein, which produces MRQLKLLIIFLFLISTYILNAQSQTKTVDVSSLVESILKKADVHLKSRDYNSARKEYLKIKEYKDLDYVTQLSLFNIAETYRLEKKYSLAHQTYNEILQTPNLSLNYRIYSLFIQANLYIEENNYTSARKIYSDIIKTKGVSQNQIFKAEMYIGDTYRFERKYLQSRRIYERLLQQEDNNSYPNENNRLNLVDRLENIEGLKDREREKSIREKRIERVNSPEYYIYVSQKGRDTNKGTKTSPFQTIKRAQEEIKSIKKTTGIPQGGIGVYLRGGKYFITEGLKFNQEDSGKEGAPVVYRSYPGEEVRIIGGRQVTNFKPLKDPKIIQQLPNESKNRVWVSDLKELGINDYGNLLNRGFEYDYDRAGAMELFFNTKPMQISRWPDEGFARVEDVVLDKNNSSLEKEVFYKARFKYSGDRPKRWSDESNVWIAGYFLHPWNKVHTQVIEIDNNTQTVFMAPDIRHAKSYGAYDMPVIKGAPYFFYNLLSEISMLGEFYVDREKGKLYFYPPDEIKGSEIIVSTLEEPIIELKETEHTIVYGLTLESVCKSGILVDGGNDNLVAGCKIRNTGQYGVVLRDGWRNIVVGCDIYDTGEGGVHITGGNRNKLIPAGHIVENNHIHHFNRFDGGYRPAVRLSGIGNRISHNLISDCPHNSMVVENNNHIVEYNEIYDVVHEARDAGSIYLYSIPKYLMNRGNLFRYNFIHNITEHSSPHKTHQVTGLYIDAMNGGITMEGNVFYRCTERAVFTHGPDTRIENNIFTDCNIGIAQSNRTYLLRQDKSVKRWAGLLNAVSYRQPPWSTRYPQIRDSLKHTPYGEPKNVLIQHNIFSNVSDMIRINGEFDHNKNSVSNNLETNELFFKDKENLNFAVRVGSPVYGKTEHSPVPFEDIGLYEDELRATWPVKKSPSGKHYNPNWKPPVEDVSAKFPPLQRISREKEYVVAKKVNPIKIDGILNKEEWFGLEKGRSIISQEEHIKGIKRETAGSYVWIAYDEKHLYLGIECLPDPWREGLPKETSYVPHEFTIEGTIGQNTWWWQEGIPTGPLFVFSGRPDGRFVAHNLFNIPADVINKLQENIEYKSVVIDKDTNHWTAEWKIPLDLLNINPQNNKRVKFNIGSCRKDGWYVWVATGGYLWRVDNAGVLEFK; this is translated from the coding sequence ATGAGGCAGTTAAAACTGCTTATTATATTTTTGTTTTTAATTTCAACATACATTCTTAACGCTCAATCGCAGACAAAAACAGTAGATGTTTCTTCTTTGGTTGAATCTATATTAAAAAAAGCAGACGTTCATCTCAAGTCTCGTGACTACAACTCAGCCAGAAAAGAGTACCTTAAAATTAAAGAATATAAAGATTTGGACTATGTTACCCAACTTTCTTTATTTAACATAGCAGAAACTTACCGGTTAGAAAAGAAGTATTCTCTTGCACACCAGACCTATAACGAAATCCTACAAACACCTAACCTATCTCTAAACTACCGAATATATTCTCTTTTTATACAAGCAAATCTTTATATTGAAGAGAATAATTATACCTCAGCACGTAAAATATACTCAGATATTATTAAAACAAAAGGTGTTTCACAAAACCAGATATTTAAAGCAGAGATGTATATAGGAGATACCTACCGATTTGAAAGAAAATACCTACAATCTCGCCGTATATACGAAAGGTTGTTACAACAAGAAGATAACAACTCTTACCCAAATGAGAACAATAGGCTAAATCTTGTTGACCGGTTGGAGAATATAGAAGGGCTAAAAGATAGAGAAAGAGAAAAGAGTATTAGAGAAAAACGGATAGAACGTGTCAATAGCCCAGAGTATTACATATATGTTTCCCAAAAAGGTAGAGATACAAATAAAGGTACAAAAACCTCTCCATTCCAGACTATCAAAAGAGCCCAAGAAGAGATAAAATCTATTAAAAAGACCACAGGTATCCCTCAAGGCGGTATTGGAGTATATTTACGTGGAGGTAAATATTTTATAACAGAAGGGTTAAAGTTTAATCAAGAAGATTCAGGTAAAGAAGGGGCACCTGTAGTATATAGAAGTTATCCAGGTGAAGAGGTACGAATAATTGGCGGTAGACAGGTTACCAATTTTAAACCTCTTAAGGACCCTAAAATAATACAACAACTTCCAAATGAATCTAAAAATAGAGTATGGGTATCAGACCTTAAAGAGTTAGGTATAAACGATTATGGGAACCTTTTGAATAGAGGGTTTGAGTATGATTATGATAGAGCAGGTGCTATGGAACTCTTTTTTAATACCAAACCTATGCAGATATCTCGTTGGCCTGACGAAGGTTTTGCACGTGTGGAAGATGTGGTATTAGATAAAAATAATAGTAGTTTAGAGAAAGAAGTGTTTTATAAAGCAAGATTCAAATATTCTGGTGATAGACCTAAAAGATGGTCAGATGAGAGTAATGTATGGATTGCAGGGTATTTTCTTCATCCTTGGAATAAGGTTCATACTCAGGTAATAGAAATAGATAACAATACACAAACGGTTTTTATGGCTCCAGATATAAGGCACGCAAAAAGTTATGGAGCTTATGATATGCCTGTAATAAAAGGTGCGCCATACTTCTTTTACAACCTATTATCTGAAATTTCTATGCTAGGCGAGTTTTATGTAGATAGAGAGAAAGGGAAACTCTACTTCTATCCACCTGATGAAATAAAGGGGAGCGAGATAATAGTCTCTACCCTTGAAGAACCTATAATTGAGTTAAAAGAGACAGAACATACTATCGTTTATGGTTTAACTTTAGAATCTGTCTGTAAAAGTGGTATATTGGTAGATGGTGGTAATGATAATCTTGTTGCTGGTTGTAAGATAAGAAATACTGGGCAGTACGGTGTTGTTTTGAGAGATGGATGGCGAAATATAGTGGTTGGTTGCGATATATATGATACTGGTGAGGGCGGGGTACATATAACCGGTGGTAACAGAAACAAACTTATACCGGCAGGTCATATTGTTGAGAATAACCATATCCACCATTTTAACCGGTTCGATGGTGGGTATAGGCCAGCTGTTAGGTTAAGCGGTATAGGTAACAGGATTTCACATAACCTTATATCAGACTGTCCTCACAACAGTATGGTGGTAGAAAACAATAATCATATCGTAGAATATAATGAGATATACGATGTGGTTCATGAAGCAAGAGATGCTGGTTCAATATACCTGTATTCTATCCCGAAATATTTAATGAATAGAGGTAATCTGTTTAGGTATAATTTTATACATAACATTACAGAACATTCCTCACCCCATAAAACACATCAGGTAACGGGTCTATATATAGATGCTATGAACGGTGGAATAACAATGGAAGGTAACGTTTTTTATCGTTGTACAGAAAGAGCAGTCTTCACTCACGGACCTGATACACGGATAGAGAACAATATCTTTACCGACTGTAACATAGGTATAGCCCAATCTAATAGGACCTATCTTCTTAGGCAAGATAAAAGTGTAAAACGGTGGGCAGGTCTTTTAAATGCAGTTTCTTACCGTCAACCGCCGTGGAGTACAAGGTACCCTCAGATAAGAGATTCTTTGAAACATACACCTTACGGTGAACCAAAAAACGTTCTTATTCAACATAACATCTTCTCTAATGTGTCTGATATGATTAGAATTAATGGTGAATTTGACCATAATAAAAATAGTGTTAGCAATAATTTGGAAACTAATGAACTCTTCTTTAAAGATAAAGAGAACCTTAATTTTGCTGTAAGAGTTGGCTCGCCTGTTTATGGAAAAACAGAACATAGTCCTGTTCCTTTTGAAGATATAGGTTTGTATGAAGACGAGTTGAGGGCAACCTGGCCAGTAAAAAAATCTCCATCAGGAAAACATTATAACCCAAATTGGAAACCGCCTGTTGAAGATGTGTCCGCAAAATTTCCACCGTTGCAACGAATTAGCAGAGAGAAGGAATATGTAGTAGCAAAAAAGGTGAACCCTATAAAAATTGACGGTATACTAAATAAAGAAGAGTGGTTTGGGTTAGAAAAAGGTCGCTCAATAATATCTCAAGAAGAACATATAAAAGGAATAAAGAGAGAAACAGCTGGTAGTTATGTATGGATAGCTTATGATGAAAAACATTTGTACCTTGGTATAGAATGTCTACCTGACCCGTGGAGGGAAGGATTACCAAAAGAAACTTCTTATGTGCCTCACGAGTTTACCATAGAAGGTACAATAGGTCAAAATACTTGGTGGTGGCAGGAAGGTATACCGACAGGTCCTTTGTTTGTGTTTAGTGGTAGACCTGATGGTAGGTTTGTTGCACACAATCTTTTTAATATACCAGCCGATGTAATAAACAAACTTCAAGAAAATATAGAGTATAAATCGGTAGTTATTGATAAAGATACCAACCATTGGACAGCAGAATGGAAGATACCTCTTGATTTATTAAATATAAATCCTCAGAACAACAAAAGAGTGAAATTTAATATAGGAAGTTGCCGAAAAGACGGATGGTATGTCTGGGTGGCGACAGGCGGTTACCTCTGGCGGGTCGACAATGCTGGAGTTCTCGAATTTAAGTAG